In a genomic window of Phragmites australis chromosome 14, lpPhrAust1.1, whole genome shotgun sequence:
- the LOC133891676 gene encoding putative methylesterase 11, chloroplastic: MGSLISCLSDPCPSASPPPPPAKRRSSTSSRGRSGGGGGRDAAKAVAVDEEALAAAAALVLGQRGAGGVGAFERSASVRYAAKRQSQGPPLPRSCSTRPRSLADPELQPQQLLTKDLNTKDLETNIIVLVHGGGFGAWCWYKTISLLEDSGFKVNAIDLTGSGIHSYDTNKISSLSEYAEPLTSYLKGLGDAEKVILVGHDFGGACISYAMEMFPSKIAKAVFLCAAMLTNGHSALDMFQQQMDTNGTLQKAQEFVYSNGKDRPPTAIKIDKALLRDLLFNQSPSKDVSLASVSMRPIPFAPVLERLVLAAENYGSVRRFYVETTEDNAIPLALQQSMCGANPPEKVLRLKGADHAPFFSKPQALHKVLVEVAAMPPVQAS; encoded by the exons ATGGGCTCGCTGATCTCCTGCCTCTCCGACCCCTGCCCCTCGGCGtccccaccgccaccgccggcgaAGCGgcgctcctccacctcctcccgcggccggagcggcggcggaggcgggagGGACGCCGCCAAGGCCGTGGCCGTCGACGAGGAGGCgctggccgcggcggcggcgctcgtgCTGGGGCAGCGGGGCGCCGGCGGCGTGGGGGCGTTCGAGCGGTCGGCGTCGGTGCGGTACGCCGCGAAGCGGCAGAGCCAGGGTCCGCCTCTGCCCAGGAGCTGCAGCACGCGCCCGCGGTCGCTCGCCGACCCCGAGCTCCAGCCGCAGCAGCTCCTCACCAAG GATTTGAATACTAAGGATTTGGAAACCAACAtcattgttcttgttcatgGAGGTGGTTTTGGTGCTTGGTGTTGGTACAAGACTATATCACTTCTTGAAGACAGTGGGTTCAAAGTTAATGCCATCGACTTAACAGGCTCTGGGATTCATTCTTATGACACGAACAAGATTAGCAGTCTTTCAGAGTATGCTGAACCGCTTACATCTTACCTTAAAGGCCTAGGTGATGCTGAAAAG GTGATTTTGGTCGGACATGACTTCGGTGGCGCTTGTATATCCTATGCAATGGAGATGTTCCCATCCAAAATCGCCAAGGCTGTTTTCCTCTGCGCAGCAATGCTGACAAACGGGCATAGTGCCCTTGATATGTTCCAACAGCAG ATGGACACAAATGGCACACTCCAGAAGGCGCAGGAATTCGTCTACTCCAATGGCAAGGACCGGCCTCCGACCGCTATCAAAATCGACAAGGCCTTGCTGAGAGACTTGCTGTTCAACCAAAGCCCTTCCAAG GACGTGTCGCTGGCCTCGGTGTCCATGAGGCCCATCCCCTTCGCCCCGGTTCTGGAGAGGCTCGTGTTAGCCGCCGAGAACTACGGCTCTGTGCGGCGGTTCTACGTGGAGACCACGGAGGACAACGCGATCCCGCTCGCCCTGCAGCAGAGCATGTGCGGCGCCAACCCGCCGGAGAAGGTGCTGCGGCTGAAGGGGGCGGACCACGCGCCCTTCTTCTCCAAGCCGCAGGCGCTGCACAAAGTCCTGGTGGAGGTCGCCGCCATGCCGCCGGTCCAGGCGTCGTGA